Proteins encoded in a region of the Streptomyces violaceoruber genome:
- a CDS encoding TetR family transcriptional regulator → MAARDPEATKARIFEAAVAEFARHGIAGARIDRIAAEARANKQLIYAYYGNKGELFASVLEKKMLDLAISVPVDPDDIEGWIDRLLDYHAAHPELLRLLFWEGMEYGTAELPHEAERQEHYARKVAAVRDGQERGVITDAIPAPDLLFLLVAMANWAVVVPQMKRILVGGGDADTDGLRDSIKKAARRIVDR, encoded by the coding sequence ATGGCAGCAAGGGACCCCGAGGCCACCAAGGCCCGGATCTTCGAGGCGGCGGTGGCGGAGTTCGCCCGTCACGGCATCGCCGGCGCGCGCATCGACCGCATCGCGGCCGAGGCCAGGGCCAACAAGCAGCTGATCTACGCCTACTACGGCAACAAGGGCGAGCTGTTCGCGTCCGTCCTCGAGAAGAAGATGCTCGACCTCGCGATCTCCGTCCCCGTCGACCCGGACGACATCGAGGGCTGGATCGACCGCCTCCTCGACTACCACGCCGCCCACCCCGAGCTGCTCCGCCTGCTCTTCTGGGAGGGCATGGAGTACGGCACCGCCGAGCTGCCGCACGAGGCCGAACGGCAGGAGCACTACGCCCGCAAGGTCGCCGCCGTGCGGGACGGCCAGGAGCGCGGCGTGATCACCGACGCCATCCCGGCGCCCGACCTCCTGTTCCTGCTGGTCGCGATGGCCAACTGGGCGGTCGTGGTGCCGCAGATGAAACGCATCCTGGTCGGTGGCGGGGACGCCGACACCGACGGCCTGCGCGACTCGATCAAGAAGGCGGCCCGCCGCATCGTCGACCGGTGA